The following coding sequences lie in one Anguilla rostrata isolate EN2019 chromosome 8, ASM1855537v3, whole genome shotgun sequence genomic window:
- the LOC135261767 gene encoding G-protein coupled receptor 20 produces METSMSVFVNSTSGPMDNDSLREEPYLKQLAHLDEGLYNDYYSLWIALLVINLLIFSMGVLLNSLALYVFCFRTVAKTTPVIYTINLAVTDLLVGLSLPARIVLYYSGGKCPACSYVHIFSYFVNMYCSILFLTCICVDRYLAIVQAEASRKWRSPAVAKGASVCVWLFAIVVTYSSLTGAFSQTSCCLSKLFTLTVFEFLLPLVVIAAFTMRVACALASPRLMRRSREHRMRAIQLLVTVLVIFTVCFTPFHVRQVLVHFWPDLPHHVAVYHATVTLSSLNSCLDPVVYCFVTNNFRAAVRGVCRRPEPEPGSGEAASVQKSSKGSGTVMAANPSVKTANMNTSPHSALRELQKGAGEKKGDCVEGQGEEKGNSQSASKTKDITGNT; encoded by the coding sequence ATGGAGACGTCCATGAGTGTGTTCGTCAACAGCACGTCTGGCCCCATGGACAATGACTCCCTCAGGGAGGAGCCGTACCTGAAGCAGCTGGCACACTTGGATGAGGGCCTCTACAATGACTATTACAGCCTGTGGATTGCCTTGCTGGTCATCAACTTGCTCATCTTCAGTATGGGCGTGCTCCTCAACAGTCTGGCGCTCTATGTCTTCTGTTTCCGCACGGTCGCCAAAACCACACCCGTCATCTACACCATCAACCTGGCGGTCACAGACCTGCTGGTGGGCCTGTCCCTGCCTGCCCGCATCGTGCTCTACTACAGCGGGGGCAAGTGCCCGGCCTGCTCGTACGTCCACATCTTCAGCTACTTCGTCAACATGTACTGCagcatcctcttcctcacctgcaTCTGCGTGGATCGCTACCTGGCCATCGTTCAGGCGGAAGCCTCGCGCAAGTGGAGAAGCCCCGCCGTTGCCAAGGGCGCCAGCGTCTGCGTCTGGCTCTTCGCCATCGTGGTGACCTACTCCTCCCTGACCGGGGCCTTCTCGCAAACCTCCTGCTGCCTGTCCAAGCTCTTCACCCTCACGGTCTTCGAGTTCCTGCTGCCGCTGGTGGTGATCGCCGCCTTCACCATGCGGGTGGCCTGCGCCCTGGCCAGCCCCCGGCTGATGCGCCGCAGCCGCGAGCACAGGATGAGGGCCATCCAGCTGCTGGTCACCGTGCTGGTCATCTTCACCGTCTGCTTCACGCCCTTCCACGTCCGGCAGGTGCTGGTCCACTTCTGGCCGGACCTGCCTCACCACGTGGCCGTCTACCACGCCACCGTCACCCTCAGCAGCCTCAACAGCTGCCTGGACCCCGTGGTCTACTGCTTCGTCACCAACAACTTCCGGGCGGCGGTGAGGGGCGTGTGCCGACGGCCGGAGCCCGAGCCGGGCAGTGGAGAGGCGGCCAGCGTGCAGAAGAGCTCCAAGGGCTCAGGGACCGTCATGGCGGCAAACCCTAGCGTGAAGACGGCTAACATGAACACCTCACCCCACAGTGCCCTGAGAGAACTACAGAAGGGGGCgggagaaaaaaagggagactgtgtggaggggcagggggaagaGAAGGGGAACAGCCAATCggcaagcaaaacaaaagacaTAACAGGAAATACATGA